From one Pseudobdellovibrionaceae bacterium genomic stretch:
- a CDS encoding GMC family oxidoreductase: protein MDASREKFDFLIVGSGFGGSVCALRLVEKGYRVALVEEGREYRDQDFAKTNWNLKRFLWMPRLGCQGIQRLQWFRGLLLLGGAGLGGGSLVYANTLFKPRHQVFKHKDWLQQVDWAEELEPHYETASKMLGRTANPEIHPADEQLKHIGEAMGVADSFEPTQVGVYFGSPDEEVDPYFNGEGPKRRGCTYCGACMVGCRENAKNTLVKNYLYFARKKGLQVFPSTRAKKLIWQSEGGYVVETEQWKVFRKRPGPVFRAEKVILSAGVMGTLGILFENKSNFRTLSHVSNRLGKDVFINGECLLGASAYGLGRDFSKGVAIGASIHLDEQTTLEAVRYSKGSSALGPLGVPLTGPGSLWVRRFKFFFRMLFQGINWLRVLLAKGWAERSVILLFMRASGEKMNFTSKGRGHLFRLARSGGDQITTFYPEAQQAAQILARNIDGMAMNILPEVVAQTPATAHILGGARIGQNAEDGVVDKNHQVFGYPGLYVCDGSVVPGNLGVNPSFTITAMAERFCSQF from the coding sequence GTGGATGCGAGTCGAGAAAAATTCGACTTCCTGATTGTCGGTTCCGGATTCGGTGGTAGCGTATGCGCTCTCCGCTTGGTGGAAAAAGGCTATCGGGTTGCTCTCGTCGAAGAGGGGCGGGAATATCGGGATCAGGACTTCGCCAAGACCAACTGGAATTTGAAACGCTTTTTATGGATGCCGCGCCTAGGTTGTCAAGGCATCCAAAGGCTTCAGTGGTTTCGCGGCCTGCTGCTTTTAGGGGGAGCGGGCCTTGGCGGGGGGAGCCTGGTTTACGCCAACACTCTGTTCAAACCGCGACATCAGGTCTTCAAGCACAAAGACTGGCTCCAGCAGGTGGATTGGGCGGAGGAGCTCGAACCTCACTATGAAACCGCCTCAAAAATGCTCGGAAGAACTGCAAATCCGGAAATCCACCCGGCCGATGAGCAACTCAAACACATCGGGGAAGCCATGGGGGTTGCTGACAGCTTTGAACCCACACAGGTGGGTGTTTACTTTGGTTCACCTGATGAGGAGGTAGATCCCTATTTTAATGGAGAAGGACCCAAGCGAAGGGGGTGCACTTACTGTGGGGCTTGCATGGTAGGTTGTCGGGAAAATGCCAAAAATACTTTGGTAAAAAACTATTTATACTTTGCCCGCAAAAAGGGCCTGCAAGTTTTTCCTTCCACTCGGGCAAAAAAGTTGATCTGGCAATCCGAAGGTGGCTACGTCGTCGAAACAGAACAATGGAAGGTTTTTCGAAAACGGCCAGGACCAGTCTTTCGGGCTGAAAAAGTCATTTTAAGTGCTGGAGTGATGGGTACTCTTGGAATCTTGTTTGAGAACAAGTCAAATTTTAGGACCCTCTCTCATGTTTCCAATCGACTGGGAAAAGATGTTTTCATCAATGGCGAGTGTCTGCTTGGGGCGTCCGCCTATGGTCTTGGTCGGGATTTTTCAAAAGGGGTCGCCATTGGTGCCTCGATACATTTGGATGAACAAACCACTCTTGAGGCTGTTCGTTATTCAAAGGGTAGCAGTGCTCTAGGTCCCCTCGGCGTTCCGCTCACGGGTCCGGGCAGTCTTTGGGTCCGCCGTTTTAAGTTCTTTTTTAGAATGTTGTTTCAGGGTATCAATTGGTTGCGGGTTTTGTTGGCCAAAGGGTGGGCCGAGCGAAGCGTGATTCTTTTGTTTATGAGAGCGAGTGGGGAAAAAATGAACTTCACCTCAAAGGGGCGCGGTCATCTGTTCCGTCTGGCTCGATCGGGGGGGGATCAAATTACAACATTTTACCCTGAGGCCCAACAGGCAGCTCAAATCTTGGCGCGAAACATCGACGGCATGGCGATGAACATTCTGCCTGAAGTGGTGGCCCAAACGCCAGCAACAGCTCACATATTAGGAGGTGCTCGAATAGGCCAAAACGCCGAGGACGGCGTGGTGGATAAAAACCACCAGGTCTTTGGTTACCCGGGTCTCTACGTTTGCGATGGGTCTGTGGTTCCAGGAAACCTAGGAGTTAACCCCAGTTTTACCATCACGGCGATGGCAGAGCGGTTTTGTTCTCAGTTCTAA
- a CDS encoding UDP-2,3-diacylglucosamine diphosphatase, which translates to MMSVAAYFVSDVHLTDASGDRAELFLSFLRRLGADLECTHLFMMGDIFDLWLSDHQYFQERYRNVVDQIRRLTMEGVAVHYFEGNHDLYLEKFWGKELGVDVHPGPINTTLAGLRLRLEHGDELDPDDTGYRFLRWFLRTPVMKMVAHWLPETLLVRIGERASQGSRAYTSGYKSQDQATAREKILAHGRRILATKPYDILIAGHIHVREDREISSGETKHRIVNLGSWMERPSVFVLTASEGRWLDLDRVSK; encoded by the coding sequence ATGATGAGTGTTGCTGCCTATTTTGTATCAGATGTCCATCTGACCGATGCCTCCGGAGACAGAGCTGAGCTGTTCCTTTCCTTCCTGCGCCGACTGGGTGCTGACCTCGAGTGCACTCATTTGTTTATGATGGGGGATATTTTTGACTTGTGGCTATCCGATCACCAATATTTTCAAGAGCGATATCGAAATGTTGTCGACCAAATTAGACGTCTGACGATGGAAGGTGTTGCGGTACACTACTTTGAAGGCAACCACGATTTGTATCTTGAGAAGTTTTGGGGAAAGGAATTAGGTGTTGATGTGCACCCAGGTCCGATCAATACAACACTGGCAGGACTCAGGTTGCGACTGGAGCATGGTGATGAATTGGATCCAGATGATACGGGATATCGTTTCTTACGGTGGTTTTTACGGACACCTGTAATGAAGATGGTGGCTCATTGGCTACCAGAGACTTTGCTCGTGAGGATAGGGGAAAGGGCAAGCCAGGGAAGCCGGGCTTACACCAGTGGCTACAAGTCTCAGGACCAGGCGACAGCAAGAGAAAAGATTTTGGCCCACGGTCGCAGAATATTGGCGACCAAACCCTATGACATACTTATCGCCGGGCATATACATGTGCGCGAGGATCGAGAGATCAGCTCTGGAGAAACGAAGCACCGAATTGTCAATTTGGGAAGTTGGATGGAGAGGCCATCGGTCTTTGTTTTGACTGCCAGCGAGGGTCGGTGGTTAGATCTAGACAGGGTATCCAAATAG
- the ftsZ gene encoding cell division protein FtsZ: MFELEENANIGACIKVIGVGGGGNNAVQTMIEGGLTGVEFVVANTDRQALSANKAERKINLGSELTKGLGAGANPEIGKRAAIESYNDIVEILDGADMVFVTAGMGGGTGTGGAPIVAKIAKELGALTIGVVTRPFFFEGKKRKRHADSGIQELKENVDTLIVIPNQKLLSVSSEKTPLLETFKKADHVLLQAVKGISDLINIRGLINLDFADIRTVMAAKGMAIMGSGVAVGENRAVEAATGAISSPLLENIAIDGATGIIINVTGGPDLTLWEVNEASTLITEASHEDAEIIFGAVIDENMGDEVRVTVIATGFGNENQTRLVSDQISRLQAMAEAQVNMANAQGHRMMDQRVIHANNQYQVPTQYQAPQAPEAAVEKPIAQPPQPQREEIEMIAPLKEEVTPQAEPTSQSAAPVMAEHLAAEDSAEKPKLPRDILLAKAKAYRESQAHTHTQAQQPEQLTMNVEEDVDPLASARRLAREVARSPFDAENLEVPSYLRKKHQIDDSSEGQKDY; this comes from the coding sequence ATGTTTGAGCTGGAGGAAAATGCCAACATTGGTGCCTGCATTAAGGTCATAGGTGTTGGTGGCGGCGGAAACAACGCTGTCCAGACGATGATTGAGGGTGGATTGACCGGTGTGGAGTTTGTGGTTGCTAACACAGACCGACAGGCTCTTTCAGCAAACAAGGCAGAAAGAAAAATTAATTTAGGATCTGAGCTCACCAAGGGTTTGGGTGCGGGCGCCAATCCAGAAATTGGTAAACGGGCAGCTATTGAGTCTTACAATGACATTGTAGAAATTCTTGATGGTGCTGACATGGTTTTTGTCACGGCCGGGATGGGTGGTGGCACGGGAACCGGTGGAGCTCCAATCGTGGCCAAGATTGCCAAGGAGTTGGGTGCTCTAACCATCGGTGTGGTTACCCGTCCCTTCTTTTTTGAAGGAAAAAAGAGAAAGCGGCATGCCGACTCCGGAATTCAGGAGCTCAAGGAGAATGTTGATACGTTGATCGTCATTCCCAATCAGAAACTCTTGTCGGTTTCCAGTGAAAAGACACCACTTCTTGAGACCTTCAAAAAGGCGGATCATGTTTTGCTTCAGGCAGTAAAAGGAATTTCCGATCTGATCAATATCCGCGGTCTGATCAATCTGGATTTCGCTGATATTCGTACGGTCATGGCTGCCAAAGGCATGGCCATCATGGGGTCAGGTGTGGCTGTGGGTGAAAACCGGGCTGTGGAGGCTGCGACCGGAGCCATTTCATCTCCTCTTCTCGAGAACATTGCCATTGACGGTGCTACTGGAATTATCATCAACGTTACCGGTGGCCCAGACCTGACATTGTGGGAAGTCAACGAAGCTTCGACTCTGATCACAGAAGCCTCCCATGAAGATGCCGAGATCATCTTTGGTGCTGTTATTGATGAAAACATGGGTGACGAAGTTCGTGTGACTGTTATTGCGACTGGATTTGGTAATGAAAACCAAACCCGTCTGGTGTCTGATCAGATCAGCCGCCTTCAAGCGATGGCTGAGGCTCAGGTCAATATGGCAAATGCTCAGGGTCATCGTATGATGGATCAACGGGTAATCCACGCGAACAATCAGTATCAGGTTCCGACCCAGTATCAGGCCCCTCAGGCACCTGAGGCTGCGGTCGAAAAGCCCATCGCTCAGCCCCCTCAGCCGCAGCGGGAAGAAATCGAAATGATTGCTCCCCTGAAGGAAGAGGTTACTCCGCAGGCAGAGCCTACTTCTCAGAGTGCAGCTCCGGTGATGGCGGAGCATTTGGCGGCTGAAGACTCCGCAGAAAAACCTAAGCTTCCCCGGGATATTCTTTTGGCAAAAGCCAAGGCCTACAGGGAGAGCCAGGCTCACACTCACACTCAGGCTCAGCAGCCAGAACAATTGACAATGAATGTTGAAGAGGATGTGGACCCACTGGCATCAGCCCGTCGCTTGGCTCGAGAAGTGGCACGGTCCCCCTTTGATGCTGAAAATCTGGAGGTCCCTTCATATCTGCGGAAGAAGCATCAGATCGATGATAGTAGTGAAGGACAAAAGGATTACTAA
- the ftsA gene encoding cell division protein FtsA, whose product MTKVTKNNHVVAGLDIGTTKVACVIGVMGIEGLNVVGVGVAPNPGMRQGTVVNIETTVEAIRKAREEAELMSGITLNSVWLGVGGMHIESFDSTGMVAIRNKEVSEEDIHRVIEAAKAVAIPTDRHVLHVVPQDYKIDGQEGISDPIGMSGVRLETSVHIITGNASSVQNAIKCTERAGLRVKGLVLQQLASALSVISEDEKDLGCSVVDIGGGTCDMISFTQGSVTHTAVIPVGGNNFTHDVAMGLRTTQNSAEALKKKYGCALAEMVNTDESIDVEAVGGRKSRTLPRRELCEVLEARAEETLHLIRGEIADADLTTKLGSGLILTGGGSLLPGLVEMGDFVFDIPVRRGAPDRVGGLTDVVRCSSFATAVGLVLYGVEQEKLKLKHKPVEAPRDSEEDGAVSGFAKKIKEYFSSVF is encoded by the coding sequence ATGACAAAGGTAACCAAGAACAACCACGTGGTTGCCGGTCTGGACATAGGTACTACTAAAGTCGCCTGTGTGATCGGCGTGATGGGGATCGAGGGACTCAACGTAGTTGGTGTGGGAGTCGCGCCGAACCCGGGAATGCGCCAAGGAACTGTGGTTAATATCGAAACCACAGTAGAAGCCATCAGAAAAGCAAGAGAAGAGGCTGAGCTCATGTCGGGTATCACATTGAACTCGGTATGGTTGGGTGTTGGAGGCATGCACATCGAGTCCTTTGACTCCACGGGAATGGTGGCAATCCGTAACAAGGAAGTGAGTGAAGAAGACATTCATCGGGTGATTGAGGCTGCGAAGGCGGTGGCTATTCCCACAGATCGTCACGTTCTGCATGTGGTTCCACAGGACTACAAGATCGACGGGCAAGAGGGAATTAGTGATCCAATTGGAATGTCGGGTGTGCGTCTGGAAACTTCAGTGCATATCATCACTGGGAATGCCTCTTCTGTTCAAAATGCCATTAAGTGTACCGAGCGTGCGGGTCTGCGGGTGAAAGGCCTGGTACTTCAGCAATTGGCCTCGGCTCTTTCGGTGATTAGTGAAGATGAGAAAGATCTAGGTTGTAGTGTGGTAGATATCGGTGGCGGCACCTGTGATATGATTAGCTTCACTCAGGGGAGCGTCACCCACACAGCTGTTATTCCCGTTGGTGGAAACAACTTTACTCATGATGTAGCCATGGGTTTGAGAACCACGCAGAATAGTGCAGAAGCCCTCAAGAAGAAGTATGGCTGTGCCTTGGCTGAAATGGTTAACACGGATGAATCCATAGATGTGGAGGCTGTCGGCGGTCGTAAGAGCCGCACCCTTCCACGCCGCGAATTGTGTGAAGTTCTGGAGGCTCGTGCCGAGGAGACTTTACACCTCATTCGTGGTGAGATCGCCGATGCGGATTTGACCACCAAACTTGGGTCTGGGCTGATCTTAACCGGCGGAGGCAGTCTTCTTCCCGGTTTGGTTGAAATGGGTGATTTTGTTTTTGATATACCTGTCCGACGGGGGGCACCCGATAGGGTTGGTGGCTTAACGGATGTAGTTCGCTGCTCAAGCTTTGCCACTGCCGTTGGTTTGGTTCTTTATGGCGTGGAACAGGAAAAGCTGAAACTGAAGCATAAGCCTGTGGAGGCACCCCGTGATTCGGAGGAAGACGGAGCTGTCTCTGGATTTGCAAAGAAAATTAAGGAATACTTTTCGAGCGTCTTTTAG
- a CDS encoding FtsQ-type POTRA domain-containing protein: MKNKTKVWVSGGIGFVVTSLILVGAYWSVHGDWFNLQSVQIEMEESSNQEVLFNRIRSELAGKLNSLIGLKAWEVELGGLLSEIESDSRVKAAYVSRQFPNKLFVRILPRDPVLVLAGAKGFVYPVASDASLLPAILAQDAPDLPLLRGSGFAKNENWRKKVIELLEEVPQEGDVGLNRISEVHYTPEEGLEVVLMGKGVKVSLGEKAISRKLKRVERVLHYLQEHQIDGRVIDAKFSKKVVVRLRNAP; the protein is encoded by the coding sequence ATGAAAAACAAGACCAAGGTCTGGGTGAGTGGAGGGATTGGCTTTGTCGTCACAAGTCTGATCCTGGTTGGTGCCTATTGGTCTGTGCATGGGGATTGGTTTAACCTGCAAAGTGTGCAGATTGAAATGGAGGAATCCAGTAATCAGGAAGTCCTCTTCAATCGCATTCGCTCAGAATTGGCAGGCAAATTAAATTCCCTCATTGGATTGAAGGCCTGGGAGGTGGAGTTGGGAGGTCTACTCTCTGAAATCGAATCTGATTCGAGAGTAAAAGCAGCTTACGTGTCTCGCCAATTCCCAAACAAACTTTTTGTGCGTATTTTACCTCGTGATCCGGTGTTGGTTTTGGCAGGAGCCAAAGGGTTTGTCTACCCTGTGGCGAGTGATGCAAGCCTTCTGCCTGCTATTCTTGCCCAGGATGCTCCCGACCTACCATTGCTGCGCGGAAGTGGATTTGCCAAGAATGAAAATTGGCGAAAGAAGGTCATCGAATTACTGGAAGAAGTTCCTCAAGAGGGGGACGTCGGGCTCAATCGCATTTCAGAAGTTCACTACACTCCAGAGGAAGGATTGGAAGTTGTCCTGATGGGTAAGGGAGTGAAGGTGAGTTTGGGTGAAAAAGCAATTTCCCGAAAACTCAAACGGGTGGAAAGAGTTCTTCATTACCTCCAAGAACACCAGATAGACGGACGCGTCATCGACGCGAAATTCTCCAAGAAAGTTGTTGTCAGGCTGCGTAATGCCCCTTAG
- a CDS encoding IS30 family transposase, translating into MKKFKRISLEEREEISRLLSKGLGVRDIAQELSRAPSSISRELRRFKEQINYRAVWADKEAQRASRSRRLGKRKILKNQRLLRVIRAKLKLYWSPEQIAQHLESRYEDESMQVSKETIYSYIYILPRGELRAELTRCLRQAHKKRRTRGRSAKGQVSNLEDMISIEERPSEVADRSIPGHWEGDIIIGGQREQTALGTMVERTTRTTILVPLKSKKAEDVRRAFAKEIKKLPKELRLTLTYDQGREMAQHKLFTKETQMKVYFAHPQSPWERGTNENTNGLIRQFFPKGTNFTNITRKEIKRVQRLLNDRPRKTLGWRTPREAMAELLR; encoded by the coding sequence GTGAAAAAATTCAAACGAATCTCGCTAGAAGAGAGAGAAGAAATCAGTCGTTTATTGTCGAAAGGCCTGGGGGTTCGAGATATTGCTCAAGAGCTTTCCCGTGCTCCAAGCAGCATTAGCCGAGAGCTCAGGCGCTTCAAGGAGCAGATCAATTACCGGGCAGTTTGGGCAGATAAAGAGGCTCAGCGAGCCTCACGCAGCCGCCGTTTAGGCAAGCGCAAGATATTGAAAAATCAGCGTTTGTTAAGGGTCATTCGGGCTAAGCTCAAGCTTTACTGGTCTCCCGAACAGATTGCCCAGCACTTAGAATCCCGGTATGAGGATGAATCCATGCAGGTCTCCAAAGAAACGATCTATTCCTACATCTACATTCTTCCTCGGGGAGAACTTCGTGCTGAACTGACTAGGTGTCTTAGGCAGGCCCACAAAAAGCGTCGGACCCGAGGGCGAAGCGCGAAAGGGCAAGTATCCAATCTTGAGGACATGATATCAATCGAGGAAAGGCCGTCAGAGGTTGCTGATCGCTCCATACCGGGACACTGGGAGGGAGACATAATCATTGGCGGGCAAAGGGAGCAAACAGCCCTGGGAACTATGGTAGAGCGCACCACGAGAACCACTATCCTTGTCCCCCTGAAAAGCAAGAAAGCCGAGGATGTCAGAAGAGCATTTGCGAAGGAGATCAAGAAGTTACCAAAGGAGCTTCGGCTAACCCTGACATATGATCAAGGACGAGAAATGGCTCAGCATAAACTCTTCACTAAAGAAACCCAAATGAAGGTGTATTTTGCCCACCCACAAAGTCCTTGGGAACGAGGAACTAACGAGAACACTAACGGTTTGATCCGGCAGTTCTTCCCCAAAGGAACTAACTTTACCAACATTACTCGCAAGGAGATCAAACGAGTCCAACGGCTACTCAATGATAGGCCCAGGAAAACCCTGGGGTGGAGAACACCACGCGAAGCTATGGCGGAACTGTTGCGTTAA
- a CDS encoding twitch domain-containing radical SAM protein, translating to MSPPEQQIYPQGQCGMVWRHAAVLPEGLILPCCRFLDRQLLSSYKTVNEAFYSPEMEGLRRRMLGGQWAKGCEKCLSDETASRSSLRTRGNHRFPQPLGEPFLQSLEISFSNACNMACRMCNAQLSSSWYEDAKVVMGYSGPRRHFLDWDFRQWDLSRLGWLKILGGEPLYEKKNLEFLHYMDERGWLKNICLHMTTNTSVHLSAEWEEMIRSCKTAKIFCSIDGVGQVNEYLRYGADWKTTQKVFSQFLDLQTNCPSVELSVHTVVSVFNALHLPQLEGWIRDTAGDGVNWNLDFLFEPKEMSLVGLPIGLKNRISQQLPQFFRRAEVLRFLAVHGESENSNYLSEFGEFNALLDKLRNQDWRQVFPELDQVLSV from the coding sequence GTGAGTCCACCTGAACAACAGATTTATCCACAGGGACAGTGTGGAATGGTATGGAGACATGCCGCGGTTTTGCCGGAAGGGCTCATCTTGCCCTGTTGTCGGTTTTTGGACCGACAGCTGCTCAGTTCCTACAAGACAGTGAATGAAGCTTTTTATAGTCCCGAAATGGAGGGGCTTCGCCGAAGGATGTTGGGTGGGCAGTGGGCCAAGGGGTGTGAAAAATGTTTGAGCGACGAAACGGCAAGCCGATCCAGTCTTCGTACCCGGGGTAACCATCGTTTTCCCCAGCCTTTGGGAGAGCCGTTTCTCCAGTCTTTGGAGATTTCCTTTTCAAATGCCTGCAATATGGCTTGCCGTATGTGCAATGCTCAACTCTCGTCATCCTGGTATGAAGACGCGAAGGTGGTTATGGGCTACTCGGGTCCCAGACGACACTTCTTGGACTGGGACTTTAGACAATGGGATCTGTCCCGCCTGGGTTGGCTCAAGATACTTGGAGGCGAACCCTTATACGAGAAAAAGAACCTAGAGTTTCTTCATTACATGGATGAGAGGGGGTGGCTTAAAAACATCTGCCTACACATGACCACAAACACCTCGGTTCACCTGTCCGCCGAATGGGAGGAGATGATCCGCTCGTGCAAAACGGCTAAGATTTTTTGCAGCATTGATGGGGTGGGTCAGGTGAACGAGTATTTGCGTTATGGCGCCGATTGGAAAACCACGCAAAAGGTTTTTAGCCAGTTCTTGGACTTACAGACCAACTGCCCAAGCGTGGAGTTGAGCGTCCACACCGTGGTCAGTGTGTTTAATGCTCTTCACCTGCCTCAACTCGAAGGTTGGATAAGGGATACTGCTGGAGATGGGGTGAATTGGAATTTGGATTTTCTTTTTGAACCCAAAGAGATGTCGCTGGTGGGGCTGCCAATTGGCCTGAAGAACCGGATTTCTCAGCAACTTCCCCAGTTTTTCAGGCGTGCCGAGGTTCTTAGATTTCTGGCAGTTCATGGCGAATCCGAAAATTCCAACTATCTTTCGGAATTTGGGGAGTTTAATGCTCTCTTGGATAAGCTGAGGAATCAGGATTGGCGTCAGGTTTTTCCAGAATTAGACCAGGTTCTTTCCGTGTAA
- the murB gene encoding UDP-N-acetylmuramate dehydrogenase, translating to MRSDLVQEQMALHNLTSWRVGGKAEYFCSPRSIEEVEAALEWCHKKNLDLTILGGGSNSLISDKGIKGLVLSMRSLAGLDVKEAGGRLQIVAMAGTHKSQLLRVFMQKRLAPALFLSGLPGDVGGGVVMNAGVSEDRTPKEFCEIVDWVETVRLDNGKAVRETIPAERIRWTYRHSEGWQPGVLVRVGLSCPLDVDEEIPSRVKEANRLRLSKQPLDQPSCGSVFVNPPGYKAGAVIDKCGLKGFSIGGATVSPKHANFIVNSGTATASDVDSVIKHVKQTVFELTKIELKTEVIYLGDWS from the coding sequence GTGAGAAGTGATTTGGTTCAGGAACAAATGGCCCTACACAACCTGACTTCTTGGAGGGTCGGAGGTAAGGCGGAGTATTTTTGCTCGCCTCGGTCCATAGAAGAGGTGGAAGCCGCACTCGAGTGGTGTCATAAGAAGAACTTGGATTTGACCATCCTTGGGGGGGGAAGCAATTCACTAATCAGTGATAAGGGAATTAAGGGCCTGGTCCTGTCTATGCGTAGTCTAGCTGGGCTGGATGTCAAAGAGGCTGGAGGGCGATTACAGATTGTGGCCATGGCGGGAACTCACAAATCACAGTTACTCAGAGTCTTCATGCAAAAACGTCTAGCCCCGGCCTTGTTTCTCAGCGGTCTTCCCGGTGATGTGGGGGGAGGCGTGGTGATGAATGCCGGGGTCAGTGAGGACCGGACTCCCAAGGAATTCTGTGAGATTGTGGATTGGGTTGAAACCGTCCGTTTGGACAACGGCAAAGCAGTGCGAGAGACAATTCCCGCGGAAAGAATTAGATGGACCTACAGGCATAGCGAGGGTTGGCAGCCGGGAGTGTTGGTGAGAGTTGGACTGAGTTGTCCGCTGGACGTGGATGAGGAAATTCCAAGTCGAGTCAAGGAGGCCAACCGACTGCGTTTGAGCAAGCAACCCTTGGATCAGCCCAGTTGTGGATCGGTGTTCGTTAATCCTCCCGGTTATAAAGCCGGAGCTGTGATTGACAAGTGTGGGCTCAAAGGTTTTTCGATAGGTGGCGCCACCGTTTCCCCCAAACACGCTAATTTTATCGTCAATTCGGGTACGGCTACTGCCAGCGATGTTGATTCAGTTATTAAGCACGTCAAGCAGACAGTGTTTGAGCTGACCAAGATCGAGTTAAAGACGGAAGTCATTTATTTAGGCGATTGGTCTTAG
- a CDS encoding UDP-N-acetylmuramate--L-alanine ligase, producing the protein MNKIKSTLKKLTNAKVHFIGIGGIGMCGLAELLHNMGAHVTGSDMQENAQVQRLTEMGIQVFIGHQGDQIGDSEVIVYSSAVKPHNEEYREARRRGVPLIPRAEALAEMMRLKRGVAVAGTHGKTTTTSMAASVFLTAKVDPTIIVGGRLDVIKSTAQLGQGEWLLAEADESDGSFNRLSPEIVIVTNIDNDHLDHYKDFENLKNAFYDFASRVPFYGSVILCGDDSKVREVFADFPKRTLYYGFDGNNDFVLKGEKGKYEVHTEDGLLGEFVIPVPGRHNALNALAAIVAGLAAGLDFETCAEGISRFRGVDRRFQKRGEAAGVLFYDDYGHHPTEVSAVLSAFKEGFPDRRLVVLFQPHRYSRTQLCWEQFLDCFKDADHLFVMDIYPAGEAVIQGVNARLLVQQMHHPNVDYLGDGGDKNIEGLGQFLRQGDVLVTLGAGNVWKTGDAVRTYLDEGVQK; encoded by the coding sequence ATGAACAAAATTAAATCGACCTTAAAAAAGTTGACCAACGCAAAAGTGCATTTCATCGGCATTGGTGGAATTGGTATGTGTGGCCTGGCTGAACTTTTGCACAACATGGGTGCTCATGTTACCGGAAGTGATATGCAGGAAAATGCTCAGGTACAGAGATTGACCGAGATGGGGATTCAGGTCTTTATCGGTCATCAGGGAGACCAGATCGGTGACTCAGAGGTGATCGTCTATTCGAGCGCCGTCAAGCCCCACAATGAGGAGTACCGCGAGGCCCGGCGCAGAGGGGTCCCATTGATTCCCAGGGCTGAGGCCCTGGCTGAGATGATGCGACTGAAGAGGGGCGTGGCCGTTGCGGGAACCCACGGGAAGACCACTACGACAAGCATGGCGGCCTCTGTGTTTTTGACGGCTAAAGTAGATCCCACCATTATCGTAGGCGGAAGATTGGACGTGATCAAGTCAACTGCGCAGCTGGGTCAGGGAGAGTGGCTCCTGGCCGAGGCCGATGAGTCTGACGGTAGTTTTAACCGATTGAGCCCAGAAATTGTTATTGTCACCAATATCGACAATGATCATTTGGATCACTACAAGGATTTTGAAAATCTTAAGAATGCCTTTTATGACTTTGCCTCCAGAGTCCCTTTTTACGGATCAGTCATACTTTGTGGCGACGATTCAAAAGTGAGAGAGGTTTTTGCGGATTTCCCTAAGAGAACTTTGTATTATGGGTTTGATGGCAATAATGACTTTGTATTGAAGGGTGAAAAGGGAAAATATGAGGTCCATACGGAAGATGGATTGCTAGGTGAGTTTGTTATTCCCGTACCCGGAAGGCACAATGCCCTGAATGCGCTTGCAGCTATTGTTGCCGGATTGGCAGCGGGCCTTGATTTTGAAACGTGTGCCGAAGGTATTAGTCGTTTTCGCGGCGTCGATAGAAGATTTCAAAAACGGGGGGAGGCTGCGGGGGTTTTGTTCTATGATGATTACGGTCATCATCCCACCGAGGTTTCGGCCGTGCTTTCGGCATTTAAAGAAGGGTTTCCCGATCGTCGTCTCGTTGTTCTTTTTCAGCCCCACCGTTATTCACGGACACAGCTGTGTTGGGAGCAGTTTCTCGACTGTTTTAAGGATGCCGACCACCTTTTCGTAATGGATATATATCCCGCCGGGGAAGCTGTTATTCAGGGAGTAAATGCTCGGTTGTTGGTTCAACAGATGCATCACCCCAATGTTGATTATCTTGGTGATGGTGGGGACAAGAATATTGAAGGGCTGGGACAGTTTCTAAGGCAGGGGGATGTATTAGTGACCCTTGGTGCCGGCAATGTATGGAAAACTGGTGATGCGGTAAGAACCTATTTGGATGAAGGGGTCCAAAAGTGA